The Daphnia pulex isolate KAP4 chromosome 3, ASM2113471v1 genome includes a region encoding these proteins:
- the LOC124190298 gene encoding uncharacterized protein LOC124190298: MQARLAIGGYLQPGANPRFERWFVEDSNVDQALQQDSPTESNGTEEDQDSGPEHNEINQRPVRRTPPDDPPINPLNLGSAGGINNQVEPNEANQAKRRRIELEFELERKKVERSRKMDDLLRQCEREEEDIKMAIEREKLLAGALDGSIQGNPILSSTPKRNMDTIGNLRPVETTERSATFAPPSRWPKIIVEKFNGDPRKWQRFAHGIHATVRDANIPDSYKLLGLQDNITEDIRKRMGHIFNGSYAFESAWNELEVKYGNPGLIMQAHNQHLLQVQPFKTGDFNSLFTLAADVRDAVSSVSVEHSKEFTFSTVISSLASKLPIQLQIDWGKYAYSLRPNLPSLRDFDKWIDIAVGAEEYRGIRLSVAGDVVNKPAHNTHPRQQGGYGQPGSSNYRGPTVLTNGIQEKVAAPQCPACSANPGHRLEYCNVFKKMLVNKRAALCADNNFCFKCLTQGHYGRNCSRTDVKCKDCGKAHNTLLHGADRQFPSAKTQDA; the protein is encoded by the exons ATGCAAGCACGGCTTGCTATTGGAGGGTATTTACAACCCGGCGCTAACCCGCGCTTTGAAAGATGGTTCGTTGAAGACTCGAATGTTGATCAAGCTCTGCAGCAGGATTCCCCGACTGAATCCAATGGAACAGAAGAAGATCAGGATAGCGGTCCAGAGCATAATGAAATAAACCAACGACCTGTTCGCAGGACTCCGCCGGACGATCCTCCCATCAACCCATTAAATTTGGGCTCGGCGGGTGGCATCAATAACCAAGTCGAGCCTAACGAAGCCAATCAAGCGAAACGGCGAAGAATTGAACTTGAATTCGAActcgaaaggaaaaaggtCGAACGTTCCCGCAAGATGGATGATCTTTTACGTCAAtgcgagagagaagaagaagatattaAAATGGCAATCGAGCGCGAAAAGCTCTTGGCTGGTGCGCTCGATGGATCGATTCAAGGAAACCCAATCCTTTCCTCCACACCGAAGCGCAATATGGATACCATCGGAAACTTACGACCCGTAGAAACAACCGAAAGATCGGCAACATTCGCTCCGCCAAGTCGTTGGCCAAAGATTATCGTCGAAAAATTCAACGGGGATCCGCGAAAATGGCAAAGATTCGCGCACGGTATTCACGCCACCGTTCGCGACGCAAACATCCCTGACTCCTACAAGCTTCTGGGCCTTCAAGACAACATTACGGAAGATATTCGGAAAAGGATGGGCCACATCTTCAACGGATCATATGCATTTGAGTCGGCTTGGAATGAATTGGAAGTTAAATATGGAAATCCAGGTCTTATAATGCAGGCGCATAACCAGCACCTTCTCCAAGTCCAGCCTTTCAAAACCGGAGACTTTAATTCGCTCTTCACTTTAGCGGCAGATGTCCGTGATGCCGTATCAAGCGTTTCCGTTGAGCACTCCAAGGAATTTACGTTTTCAACCGTCATCTCCTCGCTCGCCTCAAAGCTTCCAATTCAGCTTCAAATCGACTGGGGAAAATATGCATATTCCCTTCGTCCGAATCTACCATCGCTACGAGATTTCGACAAGTGGATTGATATCGCTGTCGGAGCAGAAGAGTATCGTGGAATTCGACTTTCCGTGGCCGGAGATGTCGTTAATAAACCCGCCCATAATACTCACCCTCGGCAGCAAGGCGGCTATGGTCAACCTGGTAGCAGTAATTATCGTGGACCTACTGTGTTGACGAACGgaattcaagaaaaagtaGCAGCTCCGCAGTGCCCTGCCTGCAGTGCCAATCCTGGTCATCGCCTCGAGTATTGCAAcgttttcaagaaaatgttggtcAACAAACGAGCAGCTCTCTGCGCcgacaacaatttttgtttcaaatgctTGACACAAGGCCACTACGGAAGAAATTGCTCCCGCACTGACGTGAAGTGTAAGGACTGCGGAAAGGCGCACAACACTCTCTTACACGGAGCCGATCGCCAATTTCCGTCTGCAAAAACTCAAG ATGCGTAA